The following are encoded in a window of Methylicorpusculum oleiharenae genomic DNA:
- a CDS encoding TrlF family AAA-like ATPase gives MMYEHFNKARFWKCALQVNPAGYIAYRGDSHGMTETQYNQELARLAVENDINVIGLADHGNVDGVDAVRTIMNERGILVFPGFEIASSEKSHFVCLFAENITRDMLIGYMAKLEIDANNPTHPSRLSAEQIISKTEELNGFIYAAHCSDDNGVLNRKLNHVWKNPLLKAAQIPGELAELKNNEGETYRQILLNKTPEYKRENPIAIINAKDVEKPETLANPKASCLIKMTRPCFESFKLAFQDPESRVRLNSDVSENYYSRIESLKVTGGYLDGVQIEFSEHLNAVIGGRGTGKSTLLECIRFCLQLRPIGKQAQKQHDDIIKENLGKAKARVELVIRSSSMNGKRFTIARRYGESASVKDEHGTMSAFTPADLLPEIEIYGQNEIYEIAQDKASQRRLLTRFLASEQQDGEIRIQEIITKLAENRKKLLAAQEQVAEIEDEVARLPKLEEQLGQFKTLGLEEKLKVVPLLETEKRLQKRAVGEESQLLDKAFQGVRDSLPDTVFLSDTAIGYLPHAESFRKLRAVLDTLRTDAETLLEQWQVKYAAAQTTIGLIAEELNGLLQQEESALQLTFKELPAFEGKTGTEIGIGFQNLLREIERIRPKQTLIQNRQNLVTELIRQRRAILDDLSSLRAERSAQFARTLKSLNKRLAGKLKLTVKPEAERQPVVQFLVNCRLENVAEGRLAWIREAESFSPVKLAEYIRLGSDAIHTASITDGWNVTPTIAHALARLSPEQILQLEELELPDLISIELNTAHEGQENFRPLDKLSTGQQCTAILHLLLLQNLDPLLMDQPEDNLDNAFIADRIVTELRSAKIARQFIFATHNANIPVFGDAEWIGVFEVQDNQAQMPLDSQGAIDVTQVRDKAAEILEGGKIAFNQRKAKYGY, from the coding sequence ATGATGTATGAACACTTTAACAAGGCCAGATTCTGGAAATGTGCCTTGCAAGTTAATCCCGCTGGTTACATCGCGTATCGTGGTGATAGTCACGGCATGACGGAGACACAATACAATCAAGAATTGGCGCGGCTTGCAGTGGAAAATGACATTAATGTGATCGGGCTGGCAGATCATGGCAATGTCGATGGTGTGGATGCGGTCCGCACCATCATGAATGAACGCGGTATTTTGGTGTTTCCTGGGTTTGAGATTGCATCTAGTGAAAAGTCACATTTCGTTTGTCTTTTTGCAGAAAATATCACTCGGGATATGCTGATTGGATATATGGCGAAACTTGAAATCGATGCCAATAACCCTACTCATCCGTCAAGACTTAGTGCGGAACAAATCATTTCAAAAACAGAGGAGTTAAATGGATTTATATATGCCGCACATTGCTCGGATGATAATGGCGTTCTTAATCGAAAACTTAACCATGTCTGGAAAAATCCCTTGCTTAAAGCCGCTCAAATCCCAGGGGAATTGGCTGAGCTAAAAAACAATGAAGGCGAGACATATCGGCAAATTTTGTTAAATAAAACACCTGAATACAAGAGAGAAAATCCGATCGCTATCATTAACGCCAAGGATGTGGAAAAGCCGGAAACCCTTGCAAATCCGAAAGCCTCCTGTTTGATAAAAATGACCCGCCCCTGCTTTGAGTCCTTCAAGCTGGCATTTCAAGACCCGGAATCACGGGTACGGCTAAACAGCGACGTTTCCGAAAACTATTATTCCCGTATCGAAAGCCTGAAAGTGACGGGCGGCTATCTGGACGGTGTACAAATCGAATTCTCCGAGCATTTGAATGCCGTGATCGGAGGACGAGGCACAGGAAAATCCACGTTATTGGAGTGCATTCGTTTTTGTCTGCAATTAAGACCCATCGGCAAACAGGCACAAAAGCAACATGATGACATCATCAAAGAGAATCTGGGCAAAGCCAAGGCACGGGTAGAACTGGTAATCCGCTCATCAAGCATGAACGGCAAACGCTTTACCATTGCTAGGCGTTATGGCGAGAGCGCTAGCGTGAAGGATGAACACGGCACTATGTCTGCTTTTACGCCCGCCGATTTGCTGCCGGAGATTGAAATCTACGGACAGAATGAGATTTACGAAATTGCCCAAGACAAAGCCAGTCAACGTCGATTACTTACACGTTTTTTGGCAAGCGAACAACAGGACGGCGAAATCCGTATTCAGGAAATTATCACTAAGCTGGCGGAAAACCGGAAAAAACTGCTGGCAGCGCAAGAACAAGTGGCAGAAATTGAAGACGAAGTCGCACGTTTGCCAAAATTGGAAGAACAATTAGGACAGTTCAAAACGCTGGGACTGGAAGAAAAATTAAAGGTCGTACCCTTGCTGGAGACGGAAAAACGGTTACAGAAAAGAGCCGTTGGAGAAGAAAGCCAATTGCTCGATAAAGCCTTTCAAGGTGTGCGTGATAGCCTGCCAGATACCGTTTTTTTGAGCGATACCGCTATCGGCTATTTGCCCCATGCGGAAAGTTTCCGCAAGCTGCGGGCGGTGTTAGATACTCTGCGTACCGATGCTGAAACTCTGCTAGAGCAATGGCAAGTGAAATATGCCGCCGCCCAAACCACGATTGGCTTGATTGCGGAGGAATTGAATGGTTTGCTGCAACAGGAAGAATCGGCTTTGCAACTTACCTTTAAGGAGCTGCCTGCGTTTGAAGGCAAAACCGGCACAGAAATTGGCATTGGTTTTCAGAATTTGTTGCGGGAAATTGAGCGAATTAGACCCAAGCAAACGCTTATCCAGAATCGACAAAACCTTGTTACCGAACTTATTCGGCAACGGCGAGCCATTCTTGATGATCTATCATCGCTTCGGGCTGAGCGTTCCGCGCAATTTGCAAGGACACTGAAAAGCTTGAATAAACGGCTTGCAGGAAAGCTGAAATTAACGGTTAAACCCGAAGCCGAGCGGCAGCCAGTGGTTCAATTCCTGGTGAATTGCCGATTGGAAAACGTAGCGGAAGGGCGTTTAGCCTGGATTCGTGAAGCGGAAAGTTTTTCGCCCGTTAAATTGGCTGAATATATTCGACTTGGCTCGGATGCCATACATACGGCCTCTATAACTGACGGCTGGAATGTGACACCCACTATTGCCCATGCGTTAGCCCGTCTTAGCCCTGAGCAAATCCTGCAATTGGAAGAGCTGGAGTTACCCGATTTAATCAGCATCGAATTGAACACCGCCCATGAAGGCCAAGAAAACTTCAGGCCGCTGGATAAACTGTCAACAGGACAACAATGCACGGCGATTTTGCATTTGTTGCTGCTCCAGAATCTTGATCCGCTATTGATGGATCAACCGGAAGACAATCTGGATAATGCTTTTATAGCCGACCGCATCGTCACTGAACTAAGGTCGGCAAAAATAGCCCGACAATTTATTTTCGCTACCCATAATGCGAATATTCCCGTATTTGGCGATGCCGAATGGATCGGCGTTTTCGAGGTTCAAGATAATCAAGCGCAAATGCCTTTGGATTCGCAAGGTGCCATAGACGTAACGCAAGTTCGAGATAAAGCTGCAGAGATTCTTGAAGGCGGAAAAATAGCTTTTAACCAACGTAAAGCCAAATACGGTTATTGA
- a CDS encoding RNA-binding domain-containing protein, whose protein sequence is MLKAELLEIIANGENSGVEFKRDDIRPEQLAKEIVALANFQGGRVILGVEDDGSLSGLRQQNTQEWVLNVFRDKVYPQIIPFYEEIKIDGQNRVAVITIAPGISKPYMLKHNNREEVYIRMGDRSELASREQQLRLFESGGLLHVEVLPVAGTSLGVLDLDRLNYYLSTIIRDPEIPVTNAEWEERLQGLGLMASDGLGNTVCSIAGLLCFGINPRRYLRQAGLRIMAFSGVDKEYQAQLDVVLDAPLVGRWKNDSAGRKQLVDEGLIEKFAAAIEPFITQESSVIDENMRREKVWFYPWEAVREAVINAVVHRDWTRTVDIEVTNYADRLEVISPGKMQNSMTIYKMIAGQRSPRNPLIMEILRDYAYVDSRGMGVRTKIIPLMKKYNHVEPTFKATEDYLKTILSVKTGEIL, encoded by the coding sequence ATGCTGAAAGCTGAATTGCTTGAGATTATCGCTAACGGAGAAAACTCCGGCGTGGAGTTCAAACGGGACGATATCCGCCCTGAACAATTGGCGAAAGAAATAGTTGCCCTGGCAAATTTTCAAGGTGGTCGGGTCATTCTCGGTGTCGAGGATGACGGCAGCCTATCCGGACTCAGACAACAAAATACACAAGAATGGGTTTTAAATGTGTTTCGTGACAAGGTTTATCCGCAAATAATTCCTTTTTATGAGGAGATAAAAATTGACGGTCAAAACCGCGTCGCTGTTATCACGATTGCACCCGGCATTTCCAAACCTTACATGTTAAAGCACAACAACCGAGAGGAAGTTTATATCCGCATGGGTGATCGTTCGGAATTGGCATCGCGTGAACAACAATTACGGCTTTTTGAAAGCGGCGGACTTCTTCATGTTGAGGTTCTGCCTGTTGCAGGAACGTCCTTAGGCGTGTTGGACTTAGACAGGCTTAACTACTATCTATCGACCATCATTAGAGACCCCGAAATTCCAGTAACAAATGCGGAATGGGAAGAACGCTTGCAAGGTCTCGGTCTTATGGCTTCTGACGGTTTGGGAAATACTGTGTGTTCTATAGCCGGCTTGCTCTGCTTCGGCATTAATCCTCGACGGTATCTACGGCAAGCTGGTCTTCGCATCATGGCATTTTCAGGCGTTGATAAGGAATATCAGGCGCAACTTGATGTCGTGCTGGATGCTCCGCTCGTTGGTCGATGGAAGAATGACAGTGCAGGGAGAAAACAATTGGTCGATGAAGGATTAATTGAAAAATTTGCAGCAGCTATTGAGCCTTTCATTACCCAAGAGTCTTCGGTTATTGACGAGAACATGCGACGGGAAAAAGTCTGGTTTTATCCTTGGGAGGCAGTTCGCGAAGCGGTTATAAACGCAGTCGTCCACAGGGACTGGACAAGAACGGTCGATATTGAAGTAACGAATTATGCTGACCGACTTGAAGTCATTAGCCCAGGAAAGATGCAAAACTCAATGACTATCTACAAAATGATCGCCGGTCAGCGTTCACCACGAAACCCTCTGATTATGGAAATTCTTCGTGATTATGCTTATGTCGATTCGCGAGGCATGGGAGTACGCACCAAGATCATTCCATTGATGAAAAAATATAACCACGTTGAACCCACTTTCAAAGCAACTGAAGATTATCTAAAGACAATTTTATCGGTGAAAACAGGCGAAATTTTGTGA
- a CDS encoding UvrD-helicase domain-containing protein, with translation MANVDELAQALDYPWDKWTVFLHPAQRQWVERSYNGPARISGSAGTGKTIVALHRAVFLARNHPESRVLLTTFSPTLANALRNKLKRLICHEPRLAERLEVHALDAIGQRLYESNFGKCQMATSELIRELLNTASKQVQGHKFSQQFLVSEWEQVVDAWQLASWEAYRDVKRLGRKTRLPEAQRQLLWSIFAQVKSDLVERSVLTYAAIFTRLAEHFAQQSRYPFDFAVVDEAQDIGIAQLRFLAAIGADRPNALFFAGDLGQRIFQTAFSWKSLGVDIRGRSRCLHINYRTSHQIRAQADQLLGPDISDVDGNVEDRNGTISVFNGPAPSILMLDSPNQEIRAVADWLSQLSTDGIKPHEMGVFVRSEAELERAISAVTVASLAYFVLDEQVETTTGFVSLCTMHMAKGLEFRAVVVMACDDEIIPSQSRIESVADNADLEEVYETERHLLYVACTRARDHLLVTSGDVPSEFIDDLKQR, from the coding sequence ATGGCTAATGTCGATGAATTAGCTCAGGCGCTGGATTATCCCTGGGACAAATGGACGGTGTTTCTGCATCCTGCACAACGCCAGTGGGTTGAACGCAGTTATAACGGTCCGGCCCGCATTTCCGGTTCAGCTGGCACGGGTAAAACCATTGTCGCGCTGCACCGCGCTGTTTTTTTAGCACGGAATCATCCTGAATCGCGCGTTTTACTCACTACGTTTTCGCCAACATTGGCCAACGCCTTACGCAATAAATTGAAGCGTCTGATTTGTCATGAGCCTCGCTTAGCCGAACGTTTGGAGGTGCATGCTTTGGATGCCATTGGCCAACGTTTGTATGAATCCAATTTTGGTAAATGCCAAATGGCGACTTCAGAGCTGATTCGTGAGTTGTTGAACACCGCGTCTAAGCAGGTTCAAGGACATAAATTTAGCCAGCAGTTTTTGGTTTCCGAGTGGGAGCAAGTGGTTGATGCCTGGCAATTAGCGTCTTGGGAAGCTTATCGGGATGTGAAACGGCTGGGTCGAAAAACCCGTTTGCCCGAGGCTCAGCGGCAGCTGCTGTGGTCGATATTTGCACAGGTTAAATCGGATTTGGTTGAGCGTAGCGTATTAACTTATGCCGCCATTTTTACGCGCTTAGCCGAACATTTTGCGCAGCAGTCTCGCTATCCTTTTGACTTTGCTGTGGTAGATGAAGCACAAGATATTGGTATAGCGCAATTGCGCTTCCTGGCTGCGATCGGGGCTGATCGTCCCAATGCTTTGTTTTTTGCCGGCGATCTTGGGCAACGAATTTTTCAAACGGCGTTTTCATGGAAATCATTAGGCGTGGATATTCGTGGTCGCTCGCGGTGTTTGCACATCAACTATCGCACCTCCCATCAAATTCGCGCGCAAGCCGATCAGCTGCTTGGGCCGGATATTTCTGATGTGGATGGTAATGTCGAGGACAGAAACGGCACGATCTCGGTATTTAATGGGCCAGCGCCGTCCATTTTAATGTTGGATTCTCCCAACCAGGAAATACGCGCCGTCGCCGACTGGTTATCTCAATTGTCGACTGATGGCATCAAGCCTCATGAAATGGGGGTTTTTGTGCGATCGGAAGCGGAATTGGAGAGAGCGATTTCCGCCGTAACCGTGGCATCTTTGGCCTATTTCGTTTTGGACGAGCAGGTCGAAACGACAACAGGCTTTGTTTCGCTTTGCACCATGCATATGGCTAAGGGATTGGAATTTAGAGCCGTTGTGGTCATGGCTTGCGATGACGAAATCATTCCCTCCCAATCTCGAATTGAATCGGTTGCTGATAACGCTGATTTGGAAGAAGTTTACGAAACTGAACGTCATTTACTTTATGTCGCCTGTACACGTGCCAGAGATCATTTGTTAGTGACCAGTGGGGATGTGCCCTCTGAGTTTATTGATGATTTGAAGCAACGATAG
- a CDS encoding NYN domain-containing protein — MTQPKANRIAVFVDAENVTNWIKRDGVRLLMEELNQIGQIIIRRAYGVWSKPNLAMHQAAINQSGFELIHCYHPVSGKNTADIQMTVDVIECAWQLPNISCFVLVTGDSDFTPVFRRLREMDKDVIGVGQHSTLSECVKTSCTRFIYTDEVINTLVINVVLPQAPLALQPLTNSQPTLTLAKADEWVIAHLKASPTPVNASQIKTLLKQHAADFDEKHYGFKTFTDYLKANDAIEVSKSGTVNFANLAKSVQPTEKTEVVASAEGYKALLKKYNALPDNADTLKIIFKHAVTLKDICTDPAQFRTALFILCHKADPNISKTTVNKAFSYFMVMGLVHTEKAKGGVDAVRVKKMVLKDFLLKSDKLVIAKLLELGKTQALDLKAKEIKKLLLSTISKDSIKKLIGE, encoded by the coding sequence ATGACTCAGCCAAAAGCCAATCGAATTGCAGTATTCGTTGACGCCGAAAATGTCACAAACTGGATCAAGCGCGACGGCGTCAGATTACTGATGGAAGAGCTAAATCAGATTGGTCAGATCATTATCCGTCGCGCTTACGGTGTTTGGAGCAAGCCCAATTTGGCGATGCACCAAGCCGCTATCAATCAGTCCGGGTTTGAGCTCATCCACTGCTACCATCCCGTGTCAGGAAAGAATACGGCGGATATTCAGATGACGGTGGATGTCATTGAATGCGCCTGGCAATTACCGAACATTTCCTGCTTTGTGCTGGTCACCGGCGACTCAGACTTTACGCCAGTCTTTCGCCGACTCAGAGAGATGGACAAAGATGTCATTGGCGTTGGTCAGCATTCGACATTGAGCGAATGCGTGAAGACCTCGTGCACTCGGTTTATTTACACGGACGAGGTCATAAACACATTGGTCATTAATGTAGTTCTGCCACAAGCGCCCCTGGCACTGCAGCCATTAACGAATTCCCAACCAACGCTTACGCTAGCAAAGGCTGATGAATGGGTCATTGCCCACTTGAAGGCATCACCCACACCAGTCAATGCATCGCAAATCAAGACGTTGCTCAAGCAACATGCGGCCGACTTCGACGAAAAGCATTACGGCTTTAAAACGTTTACCGATTATCTAAAAGCCAACGACGCTATTGAAGTCAGCAAAAGCGGTACGGTTAATTTCGCCAATCTGGCAAAGTCAGTTCAACCGACCGAAAAAACTGAAGTCGTTGCCAGCGCGGAGGGCTATAAAGCCCTGCTAAAAAAATACAATGCGCTTCCAGACAATGCCGACACGCTGAAGATAATTTTTAAACACGCCGTTACCTTGAAGGACATCTGTACTGATCCGGCACAATTTAGAACGGCATTATTCATACTGTGCCATAAGGCTGACCCGAACATTAGCAAAACGACCGTTAACAAAGCGTTTTCCTATTTTATGGTCATGGGATTGGTACATACTGAAAAGGCTAAAGGTGGCGTCGATGCCGTTCGTGTGAAAAAAATGGTATTGAAGGATTTTTTATTGAAATCTGACAAGTTGGTCATCGCCAAGCTACTGGAACTTGGCAAAACCCAGGCCTTGGATTTGAAAGCCAAGGAAATCAAGAAACTTTTGCTGTCAACGATCAGTAAAGACAGTATTAAGAAACTGATTGGTGAATGA
- a CDS encoding DUF7706 family protein, with translation MTVNPGEICLSVSLSEQEAWDLAQFLKRTGFADFRSQAVDDEEAYRMQAVGEMIRANLEVHGIKPR, from the coding sequence ATGACCGTTAATCCGGGTGAAATATGCTTGAGTGTTTCGTTATCCGAACAGGAGGCTTGGGATTTGGCGCAATTTCTAAAGCGAACTGGATTTGCTGATTTTCGCAGTCAGGCTGTCGATGATGAAGAGGCTTATCGCATGCAGGCCGTGGGGGAAATGATCAGAGCGAACCTGGAAGTACATGGGATAAAACCGAGGTAA
- the ssb gene encoding single-stranded DNA-binding protein, whose translation MANRGVNKVILLGRLGADPDIRYMPNNGGKVVAIRLATSEVWKDAKNAKQERTEWHRVVFFKKLADTAGDLLKKGSKIYVEGTLRTQQWDKNGEKRYRTEVVVHELQLLDRPSPSASANGSSLNSGSEDADWDDEYADMPLN comes from the coding sequence ATGGCCAATCGTGGTGTAAATAAAGTCATCTTGCTGGGCCGTCTCGGCGCCGATCCGGATATTCGCTACATGCCGAATAACGGCGGTAAAGTTGTAGCAATTCGCTTGGCAACCAGTGAAGTTTGGAAAGATGCAAAAAACGCCAAACAGGAACGTACTGAATGGCATCGGGTCGTGTTTTTTAAAAAACTGGCCGATACCGCCGGCGATCTTTTGAAGAAAGGCAGCAAAATCTATGTGGAAGGCACTCTTCGCACCCAGCAATGGGATAAGAACGGCGAAAAGCGTTACCGCACAGAAGTGGTTGTGCATGAGTTGCAACTGCTCGATCGCCCAAGTCCGTCTGCATCTGCAAACGGTTCCTCATTGAACTCGGGGTCAGAAGACGCCGATTGGGATGACGAGTATGCCGACATGCCGCTCAACTAA
- the bet gene encoding phage recombination protein Bet — MSNQNRNYPPKSRDLPMPMAAQQGYGISEQSWKVLTEVTFPTAKTPEAILMALDYCKARKLDIFKKPVHIVPMWSAALGRNVETVWPSIMEIQTTASRTGVWAGMDRPVWGPDITKTFTGRYKDDNEQWQESSVTVTFPEWVAVTVYRIVGGKRCAFTEEVYWLEAYSTAGGKHSHVPTAMWIKRPKGQLSKCGKAASLRAAFPEECGYAAEEMAGKTLDDIADGSVIDGSATLVNAAEVGSDDYVLGGDAGVDANRVIDLSQIHPKVQKAVAELVRRTRAAGAWKAAYDYAHQKFSGIDLTFALAELDKVSEVEPRTTPALGQTEATAMPPLTPKDMAMTQARQALGANR, encoded by the coding sequence ATGAGCAATCAAAACCGAAACTATCCCCCTAAGTCGCGCGACTTACCCATGCCTATGGCAGCCCAGCAAGGCTATGGCATTTCGGAGCAGTCCTGGAAGGTATTGACGGAAGTCACCTTTCCGACGGCTAAAACCCCGGAAGCCATTCTAATGGCGCTGGATTATTGCAAGGCCCGCAAGCTCGACATCTTCAAAAAGCCGGTGCATATCGTGCCGATGTGGAGTGCCGCTTTAGGCCGCAATGTCGAAACCGTCTGGCCGTCCATCATGGAAATCCAGACGACTGCGTCCCGAACCGGTGTTTGGGCCGGCATGGACAGACCCGTTTGGGGTCCGGATATCACCAAAACCTTTACCGGGCGCTACAAGGACGATAACGAGCAATGGCAGGAATCCAGTGTCACCGTGACCTTTCCCGAATGGGTGGCGGTTACTGTGTATCGGATCGTCGGTGGCAAACGTTGCGCCTTTACCGAGGAAGTCTATTGGCTAGAAGCCTACAGCACCGCTGGCGGTAAACACTCGCACGTGCCGACCGCCATGTGGATCAAACGCCCCAAGGGGCAATTATCCAAATGCGGTAAAGCCGCGTCGCTCAGAGCCGCCTTTCCGGAGGAATGCGGTTATGCCGCCGAGGAAATGGCTGGCAAAACCCTTGACGATATTGCCGACGGTAGCGTAATCGATGGCAGTGCCACGCTTGTGAATGCAGCCGAGGTTGGCAGTGACGATTACGTTTTGGGTGGCGATGCTGGCGTTGATGCAAATCGTGTCATCGATCTGTCGCAAATCCATCCCAAGGTGCAAAAAGCGGTCGCTGAACTGGTTAGACGTACCAGAGCGGCTGGCGCCTGGAAAGCCGCCTACGACTATGCCCATCAAAAGTTCAGCGGTATCGATCTGACCTTTGCCCTGGCCGAGTTGGACAAGGTATCGGAAGTTGAACCCAGAACGACACCTGCATTGGGCCAAACGGAAGCGACCGCCATGCCGCCATTGACACCGAAAGATATGGCCATGACACAGGCGCGTCAGGCTTTGGGTGCCAACCGTTAG
- a CDS encoding YqaJ viral recombinase family nuclease translates to MKVIDVSQRSAAWRHWRSQGVSASEAAIVMNRSPYKTPWRLWAEKIGLVLEASLDNNPLIRAGIQQEPAALQRFEDKHDQMLLPLCGESEQYPLMRASFDGLSDANEPVEIKCPHETTFLDVLLNREASEAYQLYWCQVQQQLLVSEAQRGFLFFYHQGQDIEFEIQRDETFLTKLVESAMDFWSAVQSKKEPNKDPERDLYLPKGDAEQQWQQLAASYRNRAVKIADLKAELATLEASQAAIENTLVLLMGDYVAAEHSGLRISRFQSQGAIDYKVALHALQPAVQAAALEVYRKPSATRVRVTCRDDDGKHAEVPFDAQALQDLAGVDFWF, encoded by the coding sequence ATGAAGGTCATTGATGTTTCGCAACGGTCTGCTGCCTGGCGGCACTGGCGTTCACAAGGCGTCAGTGCCAGTGAAGCCGCCATCGTCATGAACCGCTCGCCCTACAAAACCCCGTGGCGGCTCTGGGCCGAGAAAATCGGCCTGGTGCTGGAAGCCAGCCTGGATAACAACCCGTTGATCCGCGCCGGCATCCAGCAAGAGCCCGCGGCTTTGCAACGCTTCGAGGACAAACACGATCAAATGTTGTTGCCGCTGTGCGGCGAGTCGGAACAGTATCCGTTGATGCGGGCTTCGTTCGATGGCTTGTCCGACGCGAATGAACCCGTGGAAATCAAATGTCCGCATGAGACCACGTTTCTGGATGTGCTGTTGAATCGGGAAGCGTCCGAGGCCTATCAACTGTATTGGTGCCAGGTGCAACAGCAGCTGTTGGTGTCCGAAGCGCAACGCGGTTTTCTATTCTTCTACCACCAAGGTCAGGACATCGAGTTCGAAATTCAGCGCGATGAGACTTTTCTCACCAAGCTGGTCGAGTCCGCGATGGACTTCTGGTCGGCGGTCCAATCCAAAAAGGAGCCGAACAAGGATCCCGAACGTGATTTGTACTTGCCCAAAGGTGATGCGGAGCAGCAATGGCAACAGCTGGCGGCGAGTTATCGCAACCGTGCCGTGAAAATCGCGGATTTGAAAGCGGAGCTAGCCACCTTGGAGGCGAGTCAGGCGGCCATTGAAAACACGTTGGTGTTGCTGATGGGCGATTACGTGGCCGCAGAGCATTCCGGGTTGCGGATCAGCCGCTTTCAAAGCCAGGGCGCCATCGATTACAAGGTGGCACTTCACGCCTTGCAACCGGCTGTTCAGGCTGCGGCGCTGGAAGTTTACCGAAAACCGTCGGCCACACGGGTCCGCGTGACTTGCCGGGACGACGACGGCAAACATGCCGAAGTGCCGTTCGATGCCCAAGCCTTGCAAGACCTGGCGGGTGTGGACTTTTGGTTTTGA
- a CDS encoding AAA family ATPase: MVQFYSIADTFGIPAPASMKVEGFSPEQNAYVPAQKPYVFRKDHLRDVLAFLGAHNGDGLYLTGPTGSGKTSLLEQVAARLHWGVHSVTGHGRLELNDLLGQYMLVDGGAMKWIDGPLTLAVRLGHVLLINEIDAIDPAELIGLNEIVEGKPLTIPQTGAVITPHPKFRLVATGNSAGSGDQSGLYQGVLRQNLAFLDRFRLMEVGYPEPEDEMKLLADAVPSMPETVRESMIKVANQIRKVFIGGADGGGMLSVTLSTRGLVRWASLVATFKSAPNALAYSLDRALTFRAEPAEREAIHRIAKDVFGDDWQV; encoded by the coding sequence ATGGTTCAATTTTATTCAATTGCCGATACCTTCGGCATACCTGCACCGGCCTCCATGAAAGTGGAAGGCTTTAGCCCAGAACAAAATGCCTATGTGCCTGCGCAAAAACCCTATGTGTTTCGTAAGGACCACTTGCGCGATGTGTTGGCGTTTTTAGGCGCTCACAATGGCGACGGCTTATACCTGACCGGTCCCACCGGCTCCGGCAAAACGTCGTTATTGGAGCAAGTCGCGGCGCGTTTGCATTGGGGCGTGCATTCGGTCACCGGCCACGGTCGACTGGAACTCAATGATCTGCTCGGCCAGTACATGCTGGTCGACGGCGGCGCGATGAAGTGGATCGATGGCCCGTTGACCTTGGCAGTACGCCTGGGGCATGTGTTGTTGATCAACGAGATCGATGCCATCGATCCGGCAGAGCTGATTGGTTTGAATGAAATCGTCGAAGGAAAACCTCTGACGATTCCGCAGACTGGCGCTGTGATTACCCCGCATCCCAAGTTTCGTTTGGTTGCCACCGGCAATAGTGCTGGCAGCGGCGATCAATCGGGATTGTATCAAGGGGTGTTGCGGCAAAACTTGGCGTTTTTAGACAGGTTTAGACTGATGGAAGTCGGTTACCCCGAACCCGAAGATGAAATGAAATTGTTGGCCGATGCAGTGCCGAGTATGCCGGAAACGGTGCGCGAAAGCATGATCAAGGTCGCCAATCAGATTCGGAAAGTCTTTATCGGCGGCGCGGATGGCGGCGGCATGTTGTCGGTGACCTTGTCCACGCGCGGTTTAGTGCGCTGGGCATCGTTGGTCGCCACCTTCAAAAGTGCGCCGAATGCCTTGGCTTACTCGCTGGACCGGGCCTTGACCTTTCGCGCTGAACCCGCCGAACGTGAAGCGATTCATCGCATCGCCAAAGATGTGTTTGGCGATGACTGGCAGGTCTAG